From the genome of Bradyrhizobium elkanii USDA 76, one region includes:
- a CDS encoding MFS transporter, whose product MSKTLSGAEDYTARQRYSIMISAMLGYILDFYDVLIFPFLLPAIQRSMSLSLTEIGSLQALTLFGSAIGGALFGVIGDRLGRKTSLQLAIALFSVAAIISAFAWNYWSLAVLRFITGIGLGGEYGVGMVLFNEAWKKGSRGLGAAALQGCAVIASSTASIVGIWLIATFSDEWSWRIGLLSGGVPILLIIFIRFFMPESKIWLEYEAQRKAGPVVAAARTLPLADLFRNGLARQTVTAFVWLMSYMLCYYSVVSFIPTLLLRDMHTPGDVVRTTAVLLSVVSGICYLANGFFNDRAGRRFGALVPALFWVGSLVGMAVWGSQLYAGSKAEWPMFWLYIGFGIGNVALGVTGVWISELYPVNLRATAVSTFYMGGRGLGSIAPVIVPLAATHFGGSLLNGMVAVALPAAAVFVLASLLLPETLGRDLSAKGFKADADSEPAMKAAPVSSV is encoded by the coding sequence ATGTCCAAAACCCTCTCAGGCGCGGAAGATTACACGGCCAGGCAACGGTATTCGATCATGATCTCGGCGATGCTGGGATACATTCTCGACTTCTATGATGTCCTGATCTTTCCGTTTCTCCTGCCCGCGATCCAGCGGTCGATGTCGCTATCGTTGACAGAGATCGGCTCTCTGCAGGCCCTGACACTATTCGGATCGGCGATCGGCGGGGCTCTGTTCGGCGTCATCGGTGATCGCCTTGGCCGGAAGACCTCGCTTCAGCTCGCCATCGCGCTGTTCTCGGTCGCGGCGATCATTTCCGCGTTCGCATGGAATTACTGGTCGCTTGCAGTGCTGCGCTTCATCACCGGCATCGGTCTTGGCGGCGAGTATGGCGTTGGCATGGTGCTTTTCAACGAGGCCTGGAAAAAAGGCAGCCGAGGCTTGGGTGCAGCTGCGCTTCAGGGCTGCGCCGTGATCGCATCGTCCACGGCTTCGATCGTCGGGATCTGGCTTATCGCGACGTTCAGCGACGAGTGGAGCTGGCGCATCGGCCTGCTGAGCGGCGGAGTGCCGATCCTGCTGATCATCTTCATTCGCTTCTTCATGCCTGAGTCGAAGATCTGGCTGGAGTACGAGGCGCAACGCAAGGCCGGTCCGGTCGTGGCCGCGGCCCGCACTCTTCCCCTTGCAGACTTGTTCCGCAATGGTCTGGCGCGGCAGACCGTCACTGCTTTCGTGTGGCTGATGAGCTACATGCTTTGCTACTACAGCGTAGTCTCCTTCATTCCCACGCTGTTGCTCCGGGACATGCACACGCCAGGCGACGTCGTTCGCACCACGGCCGTTCTTCTTTCCGTGGTCAGCGGCATCTGCTACCTCGCCAACGGCTTTTTCAACGACAGGGCTGGCCGCCGGTTCGGTGCTCTCGTGCCGGCATTGTTTTGGGTCGGATCCCTGGTTGGCATGGCGGTGTGGGGAAGTCAGCTCTACGCCGGCTCGAAGGCCGAGTGGCCGATGTTCTGGCTCTATATCGGTTTCGGTATTGGCAACGTTGCGCTCGGCGTGACGGGCGTCTGGATCTCGGAGCTCTATCCGGTCAACCTGCGCGCGACGGCGGTGTCTACATTCTATATGGGCGGTCGCGGCCTTGGCAGCATCGCGCCGGTTATCGTGCCCCTTGCGGCCACTCATTTCGGCGGAAGCCTGCTGAACGGCATGGTTGCCGTGGCCCTTCCCGCTGCAGCTGTCTTCGTTCTTGCCTCTCTTCTGCTTCCTGAGACGCTCGGTCGGGATTTGTCCGCGAAGGGCTTCAAGGCCGATGCGGACTCGGAGCCGGCGATGAAGGCTGCTCCGGTCTCGAGCGTATGA
- a CDS encoding arylsulfatase, translated as MTEKTTTETFSRRNLLAASSSLATIAAFSAMAPIQTAQAQGTTQPSSAAGGAKPNIILILSDDFGYGDSGPYGGGENRGMPTPSIDRLANEGLQFMSFYAQPSCTPGRAAVQTGRIPNRSGMTTVAFQGQGGGMPAAEWTLASVLKTGGYKTFFTGKWHLGEADYALPSAQGYDEMKYAGLYHLNAYTYADPTWFPDMDPELRAMFEKVTKGALSGNAGQPAKEDFKINGQYVNTPDKGVVGIPFFDDYVEKASLEYLDRNKSSGPFFMSINFMKVHQPNMPAPEFQGKSMSKSKYADSVVENDTRIGRIMDKVRSLGLDKNTYVFWTTDNGAWQDVYPDAGYTPFRGTKGTVREGGNRVPSIAWGPGIKAGSKNSDIVGGLDYMATFAKLAGVKLPENDREGKPIIFDSIDMSPILFGTGKSERKNWFYFTESELSPGAARVGNYKAVFNLRGDNGAKTGGLAVDSNLGWKGPESYVATVPQVFDLWQDPQERYDIFMNNYTEHTWSLVSINAAIKDLMQTYVKYPPRKIQSETYAGPITIQQYERFAFFRDQLAKDGFQIGLPTGN; from the coding sequence ATGACTGAGAAGACAACGACAGAGACCTTCAGCCGCCGCAACCTGCTCGCGGCCTCCAGTTCGCTCGCCACCATCGCCGCCTTCTCGGCGATGGCGCCCATCCAGACAGCCCAGGCGCAAGGGACCACGCAACCCTCGAGCGCGGCCGGCGGCGCAAAGCCGAACATCATCCTGATCCTGTCGGATGATTTTGGCTATGGTGACTCCGGGCCCTATGGTGGCGGCGAAAATCGCGGCATGCCAACGCCGAGCATCGATCGCCTCGCGAATGAAGGACTGCAATTCATGTCCTTCTATGCGCAGCCGAGTTGCACGCCCGGTCGTGCCGCGGTGCAAACCGGCCGGATTCCAAATCGCAGCGGCATGACGACCGTCGCGTTCCAGGGCCAGGGCGGCGGCATGCCGGCGGCGGAATGGACGCTTGCCTCGGTTTTGAAGACCGGTGGTTACAAAACGTTCTTCACGGGCAAATGGCACCTTGGCGAGGCCGACTATGCGTTGCCGAGCGCGCAAGGCTACGACGAGATGAAGTATGCCGGCCTTTATCATCTCAATGCCTACACCTACGCCGATCCGACCTGGTTTCCCGACATGGACCCCGAACTCAGGGCGATGTTCGAGAAGGTCACCAAAGGCGCACTTTCCGGAAATGCCGGGCAGCCGGCGAAGGAAGATTTCAAGATCAACGGCCAGTATGTCAACACGCCGGACAAGGGCGTCGTCGGCATTCCTTTCTTCGACGACTATGTCGAGAAGGCCTCGCTCGAATATCTGGACCGCAACAAGTCATCGGGCCCGTTCTTCATGAGCATCAACTTCATGAAGGTGCACCAGCCCAACATGCCGGCGCCCGAATTCCAGGGCAAGTCGATGTCCAAGAGCAAGTACGCCGACTCCGTGGTCGAGAACGACACGCGTATCGGCCGGATCATGGACAAGGTGCGGTCCCTCGGGCTCGACAAGAACACCTATGTGTTCTGGACGACGGACAACGGCGCCTGGCAGGACGTCTATCCGGACGCCGGCTACACGCCGTTCCGCGGCACCAAGGGCACGGTTCGCGAGGGCGGCAACCGCGTCCCGTCGATCGCATGGGGTCCGGGCATCAAGGCCGGCTCGAAGAATTCGGACATCGTCGGCGGCCTCGACTACATGGCGACGTTCGCGAAGCTTGCCGGCGTGAAGCTGCCGGAGAACGATCGCGAGGGTAAGCCTATCATCTTCGACAGCATCGACATGTCTCCGATTCTGTTCGGAACCGGCAAGTCCGAGCGCAAGAACTGGTTCTATTTCACGGAGTCCGAACTCTCGCCTGGCGCCGCCCGTGTCGGCAATTACAAGGCGGTGTTCAATCTGCGCGGCGACAACGGCGCAAAGACCGGCGGTCTGGCGGTCGACAGCAACCTCGGCTGGAAGGGACCGGAGTCCTACGTGGCGACCGTTCCACAGGTCTTCGATCTCTGGCAGGACCCGCAGGAGCGCTACGACATCTTCATGAATAACTACACCGAGCACACCTGGTCCCTGGTTTCGATCAATGCCGCGATCAAGGATCTGATGCAGACTTACGTGAAGTATCCGCCACGGAAGATACAGAGCGAGACCTACGCGGGACCGATCACCATCCAGCAGTACGAGCGCTTCGCGTTCTTCAGGGATCAACTCGCCAAGGACGGCTTCCAGATCGGCTTGCCGACGGGCAACTGA
- a CDS encoding tetratricopeptide repeat protein: MYWEGLPSIDDWGCRLMPDVPFAHDAVSGASEVPRRDDSAVPPAHVAKELDRILASPHFQASERRQAFLRFIVDETLAGRAESLKGYTIALAVFRRDDSFDPQADPVVRLEARRLRRDLDSYYVDSGRDDPVRITIPKGSYVPHFEWHKMHVADTPSREPALELHDHSTTAAATRANWTTKFGIRRYALVAAALAAGVTAWIWLAARPPPSPMTPREPAVLVMPFEPLTPGENTRLFAIGMGQELTSNLFRFGGFRLYTSPPNALSAKGDKAPQPGRPLGASYVVRGSVQTSVEEVQVTTTVFNAENDEIVWMRTYARPFDPQSLMNVQRELASEIATVVGQSYGVVRNDIRADPPRNMESYLCVLRAQAYRSTFRRIDFDPAMQCLQQTVQRDPQYSDAWAMLGWLHLDAGRLGYSADGNRQTEYDKALEATSRAIALQPNSPLALKALAAAYHFTGRYADSDRISHLAIDLNPNDPDILAQFGWRLSIRGNFSEGVPMLKRAIERTLHPPAWYLHFIAVDLYLKGEYKQMLDVAETASLRDSGFSQLLIAMANTELGRRDATQTALNGMSQYKALADDPAGFLRRNGAADQVVDVLMTGLRKAQALVAS; this comes from the coding sequence ATGTACTGGGAAGGCCTACCGTCGATCGACGATTGGGGTTGCCGGTTGATGCCTGATGTACCCTTCGCTCACGACGCCGTCAGCGGCGCATCCGAGGTCCCGCGTCGTGATGATTCCGCGGTGCCGCCGGCGCATGTAGCGAAAGAGCTGGACCGCATCCTCGCAAGCCCGCATTTCCAGGCGAGCGAACGGCGGCAAGCTTTCCTTCGTTTCATTGTCGACGAGACGCTTGCAGGCCGCGCTGAAAGCCTGAAAGGCTACACAATTGCCTTGGCCGTGTTTCGGCGCGACGATTCTTTCGATCCCCAGGCTGACCCTGTCGTTCGTCTTGAAGCTCGACGATTGCGCCGCGACCTCGATAGCTACTATGTGGATTCGGGCCGGGATGATCCGGTACGCATCACAATTCCAAAAGGCTCCTATGTGCCCCATTTTGAGTGGCACAAAATGCATGTTGCCGACACTCCATCTCGCGAACCTGCCCTTGAACTCCACGATCATTCGACAACTGCTGCTGCTACACGTGCGAATTGGACGACCAAGTTTGGCATCAGACGCTATGCGCTCGTCGCTGCCGCGCTGGCAGCCGGCGTGACGGCTTGGATATGGCTTGCAGCAAGACCGCCGCCGTCCCCAATGACGCCACGCGAACCCGCGGTCCTCGTGATGCCGTTCGAGCCACTCACTCCCGGGGAGAACACGCGGCTCTTCGCCATCGGCATGGGACAGGAACTGACCAGCAACCTGTTTCGATTCGGAGGATTTCGGCTCTATACGTCGCCCCCGAATGCGCTCTCCGCAAAAGGCGACAAAGCGCCCCAACCCGGTCGTCCTCTCGGTGCTTCCTATGTCGTCCGTGGAAGCGTTCAAACGAGCGTCGAAGAGGTGCAGGTCACAACGACCGTCTTCAACGCCGAGAACGACGAGATCGTATGGATGCGGACATATGCTCGACCGTTCGATCCTCAGTCGCTCATGAATGTCCAGCGCGAGCTCGCAAGCGAAATCGCAACTGTCGTCGGCCAATCCTACGGCGTGGTCAGAAACGATATTCGCGCGGATCCACCGAGGAATATGGAAAGCTATCTCTGCGTCCTGCGCGCTCAGGCCTATCGCAGCACGTTCCGGCGCATCGACTTCGATCCGGCCATGCAGTGCCTTCAGCAAACCGTTCAGCGGGATCCGCAGTATAGCGATGCATGGGCCATGCTTGGGTGGCTGCATCTCGACGCCGGACGGTTGGGCTATTCAGCCGACGGCAATCGGCAAACGGAGTATGACAAGGCCCTTGAGGCCACGTCGCGCGCCATCGCCCTGCAGCCGAACAGTCCCCTGGCGCTGAAGGCCCTGGCTGCGGCCTACCATTTCACCGGACGTTACGCCGATAGTGATCGCATCAGCCATCTGGCGATCGATCTCAATCCTAACGATCCCGACATACTTGCCCAGTTCGGCTGGCGGCTTTCCATCCGCGGGAACTTCTCGGAAGGAGTTCCGATGCTCAAACGCGCGATCGAGCGCACGTTGCATCCGCCAGCCTGGTATCTTCATTTCATCGCGGTCGACCTTTACTTGAAGGGTGAATACAAGCAGATGCTCGATGTTGCCGAGACGGCATCGTTGCGCGATTCCGGATTCAGCCAACTGTTGATTGCGATGGCGAATACAGAGCTGGGGCGCCGCGATGCGACCCAAACGGCCTTGAACGGAATGTCGCAGTACAAAGCGTTGGCCGATGATCCGGCCGGCTTCTTGCGCCGCAACGGAGCCGCAGATCAAGTTGTCGACGTTCTCATGACCGGATTGCGCAAAGCCCAGGCTCTCGTCGCAAGCTGA
- a CDS encoding HAD family hydrolase, whose product MNESLVDRRTILAGLLVSAATLSVSGRIARAQSDPLPSWNEGRAKKSILDFVSAVMREGTPDFVPAPERIATFDNDGTLWCEQPMYVQLAFALDRVKALAPKHPEWKQKQPFRAVLDNDIAALAKAGEKGLVELVMATHAGMTTAEFAQIAGDWIASARHPKFNRPYTDLVYQPMLELLAHLRANGFKTFIVSGGGIEFMRPWSERVYGIPPEQVVGSSIKTKFEIDKGKPTLIRLPAIDLVDDGPGKPVGINSHIGRRPIAAFGNSDGDFQMLQWATQSSGKRFGLIVHHTDAEREYAYDRKSSFGKLDKALDAASANGWIVVSMKDDWKRMFRFE is encoded by the coding sequence GTGAACGAAAGCTTGGTTGACCGCCGTACGATCCTGGCCGGTCTGCTGGTGTCGGCGGCCACCCTGTCGGTTTCCGGCCGCATCGCTCGCGCGCAAAGCGATCCTCTGCCTTCCTGGAATGAGGGCCGCGCCAAGAAGTCGATCCTGGACTTCGTCTCCGCGGTGATGCGGGAAGGCACGCCGGATTTCGTGCCGGCGCCAGAGCGCATCGCGACATTCGACAATGACGGCACGCTCTGGTGCGAGCAGCCGATGTATGTGCAGCTTGCGTTTGCGCTGGACCGGGTGAAGGCCCTCGCTCCCAAACATCCGGAGTGGAAGCAGAAGCAGCCCTTCAGGGCGGTTCTCGACAACGACATCGCTGCGCTGGCCAAGGCCGGCGAGAAGGGCCTGGTCGAACTCGTCATGGCGACCCATGCCGGCATGACAACGGCCGAGTTCGCGCAGATTGCCGGCGACTGGATCGCGAGTGCGCGCCACCCGAAGTTCAACCGGCCCTATACCGACCTCGTCTACCAGCCGATGCTGGAACTGCTCGCCCATCTGCGGGCCAATGGCTTCAAGACCTTCATCGTCTCGGGCGGCGGCATCGAGTTCATGCGGCCATGGAGCGAGCGGGTCTATGGCATCCCGCCCGAGCAGGTCGTGGGATCGAGCATCAAGACGAAGTTCGAGATCGACAAGGGGAAGCCGACACTGATCCGGCTGCCGGCGATCGATCTCGTCGACGACGGACCCGGCAAGCCGGTCGGCATCAACTCGCATATCGGTCGCCGGCCGATCGCGGCCTTCGGCAATTCGGACGGCGACTTCCAGATGCTGCAATGGGCGACGCAATCATCGGGGAAACGCTTTGGCCTGATCGTGCATCACACCGATGCCGAACGAGAATATGCATACGATCGGAAGTCCTCGTTCGGCAAACTCGACAAGGCG
- a CDS encoding formylglycine-generating enzyme family protein, with protein sequence MNIAERPVPNVDETGASDSIFILGGTFRMGSDRHYPEEAPSHMVSVDGFWMDRTPVTNRQFKQFVRATGHVTFAEVAPDPKDYPDALPHLIFAGSLVFTPPDYPVDLRDYGQWWTLLKGANWRHPYGPKSNIKSLDDHPVVHIAYADALAYARWAGKDLPTEAEWEFAARGGLDGAEFAWGDEFVPGGVHQANTWQGHFPFENRCEDGHARTSPVMTFPPNGYGVFDMIGNVWEWTSDWWAPKHSADAKKDCCIPQNPRGGCEHDSHDPSLPLSRIPRKVIKGGSHLCAPNYCRRYRPAARHAEPIDTSTSHLGFRCITRSGRK encoded by the coding sequence TTGAATATTGCCGAGAGACCGGTCCCGAACGTGGACGAAACCGGCGCGTCAGACAGTATCTTCATTCTCGGCGGCACGTTTCGCATGGGATCGGATCGGCATTATCCGGAAGAAGCGCCGTCCCACATGGTGAGCGTCGACGGGTTCTGGATGGACCGCACGCCGGTGACGAACCGGCAGTTCAAGCAGTTCGTGCGTGCCACGGGCCACGTCACCTTCGCCGAGGTCGCTCCCGATCCCAAGGACTATCCTGATGCATTGCCGCATTTGATCTTCGCCGGCTCGCTCGTCTTCACTCCCCCGGATTATCCGGTCGATCTGCGCGACTACGGCCAATGGTGGACGCTGCTCAAGGGCGCGAATTGGCGGCATCCCTACGGCCCCAAGAGCAACATCAAATCGCTCGACGACCATCCGGTCGTCCATATCGCATACGCCGACGCGTTGGCCTACGCCCGATGGGCCGGCAAGGACCTGCCGACCGAAGCGGAGTGGGAGTTTGCCGCACGCGGCGGCCTCGATGGCGCCGAGTTCGCCTGGGGCGATGAATTCGTGCCGGGCGGCGTGCATCAAGCCAATACGTGGCAAGGTCACTTCCCGTTCGAGAACCGGTGTGAGGACGGCCATGCGCGCACGTCGCCGGTGATGACCTTTCCGCCGAACGGCTATGGCGTGTTCGACATGATCGGCAATGTCTGGGAGTGGACCAGTGACTGGTGGGCTCCAAAACACAGCGCCGACGCAAAGAAGGACTGCTGCATTCCCCAGAACCCGCGGGGCGGCTGCGAGCACGACAGCCACGATCCGTCGCTGCCGCTCAGCAGGATACCGCGCAAGGTGATCAAGGGCGGCTCGCATCTCTGCGCGCCGAACTATTGCCGGCGCTATCGACCGGCGGCGCGCCATGCCGAGCCGATCGATACGTCGACCAGCCATCTCGGATTTCGCTGCATCACACGTTCAGGGAGAAAGTGA